In Nocardia asteroides, a single genomic region encodes these proteins:
- a CDS encoding VOC family protein, giving the protein MASKMIFVNLPVADLPRAKRFYETLGWKVNEDFTDANASCIVIDDNICLMLLTREYFQTFGKRPTADTVAARAASYALALGSAQEVDALVDAALAAGATEEVDETKKAEEAAVGMYGRNFIDPDGHTWEPFWMDYPGAE; this is encoded by the coding sequence ATGGCCAGCAAGATGATTTTCGTGAACCTGCCCGTCGCCGACCTACCGCGTGCCAAGCGCTTCTACGAGACGCTGGGCTGGAAGGTGAACGAGGACTTCACCGACGCGAACGCGTCCTGCATCGTGATCGACGACAACATCTGCCTGATGCTGCTGACCAGGGAGTACTTCCAGACCTTCGGCAAGCGCCCGACCGCCGACACGGTCGCCGCCCGCGCCGCCTCCTACGCGCTCGCGCTCGGCAGCGCGCAGGAGGTGGACGCGCTGGTCGACGCGGCGCTCGCGGCAGGCGCCACCGAGGAGGTCGACGAGACCAAGAAGGCGGAGGAGGCGGCCGTCGGCATGTACGGCCGCAACTTCATCGACCCCGACGGCCACACCTGGGAGCCGTTCTGGATGGACTACCCCGGGGCGGAGTAG